ACTTGCACCTTACTTCTAGGTATGTGGCTTACAAGCAACTTGCTTTAGCCACCAACACTCCTAACAACTATTACCAACTCAAACAACTCCACCTTAACTTAGTTAGCTTACCAACTAACTAGTTACTATTATTCTTCTTGTTGTGTAACTTCTAGTTACACAACCTAACTTACTTGGACTTCATGTTGTACATCTTCTTGTTCCTCCGTTTCTTGCATGccaagctttcttcttcttccttgggTGGTAAGCTATCTCTTGCTTCCACTTCTTCATTCTTTTAGAGGAATTAATCAAGGTTCAATCTCAACAAAGTTGTTAATCGGCCTATATGTCCATGGGGGGAGGGGACTACTATTACTAAATCTCACAGTTACTACTATTGCTCTGTTGTTTCAGGTACTACTTTGCTGTTGCGGAATGTGATTCTAGTGCTACTGCAAACTTGTTGTACAGTTCATGTGACGGAACTGAGTTAGTAAGATCCTCTATCAGGATCGATTTGAGATTTATTCCCGATAGACTTCATTCATCCACCTCGTGATATTGCCACCAAGGTTGCATTTGCTGCTGCTCTACTTTTTATCTTGTTGGTTTCATTGTGAtctatataagtttttttcttcttaaaaaatgtatatagGCACCAGCTAATTATCAAGCTTTGGATTTTCAAAGCCAAGCACTGTAGATGAGTAAGGTAACTGTTTCTTGGGATGAAGATGAGCCGCACCGCGTCAAGACCTTAAACCAAAAATTCAGCTCTGATCAGGTCTCTATGCTTTATAtttctttaatttgtttttttgttatttggcTTAGAAGCATCTCTTATCTTATAAAGAAGCTGCAGCCGTTTATTGTGTTCTGAAACTGTTCATAAAATCTTCACAGATCATAGTTGGCAAACCTTGAGATGAAGGAGTTTTTAGCTTCTTATGAGAGTGAAtctgatgatggtgatgatgagaaggaaaaaaagagaaaaggcaTACCGTGATTTGGTGGAATCTGGAGATTTTGAATCcgatgaagaggaggaagaggagaatGACTTGGATATGGTAGTACAGTTCAATACCGGGTTAGAAGATCTGAGTAACAAATTTcgtgaaaagaaataaaagaagtcAAAAACGGTCTGGGATGCACAACTAAGGAAGATGCGGGAGAAGAAGAGAGCTAGGAGGATGAAACAGAAGCATGATATGATGATGACaataagaagaaggagaagggtttAGAGAAGAAAGTAGCAGCGGTGGAAAGAAGAAACATAGCAGAACTAGAGTTGATAGGAGCTGATGAGAATGGTGGAGATGGTAGTAAAGGTCTAAAAagctatataatattattaaagggAAAGGTAGAGAGATGACAGATGAGAAGATACTTTGGGCTGATCCTGATGACGATTCGAGATTCGCAGCTGCAATCTCTGATCATAAATATGCTCTAGACCCTACGAATCCATGGTTTAAAAGGTAAAAGTTGATGCATACTTTCAGATTTTTGTGTATTTGAGAATtgcctagtatatatattttttacatgaATTTGTTTGACTCTTGGCAGGAGTTTGACTTATTTTAAGCAAATAGCTCAAAAGCAAAAAGAGGATCCAACGAGCCACGAACAAGTGAAAGCAAAGGAGACAAAGTCAAAAGAAGAGTTGTCACTAGGGATGATGGCATGTTGGCAACTAGGAAAAGGAGTTTTACCGAGTCGGCTACTGTTAAATCGTTGAGGCTCAAGCTACAGTAGAAGAAAGCAGAGCTGGCTCAGCTAATGAAGAAGAAagccaaagcaaattaattaccTTTTTTCCTCCATAtcagttttgtttcttctccttTTAGTTCACAAAGAGCACTTTTATATTGAAGAGCTTTTTCATTCACGCAAAAATCAAGAGCAACATTGGCgcttttttattagttttcttACTCAGATGTAAGAGCATGTACATTGAGGTATCATAAGAGGGTCATGGGCCTGGGTTCACAggtttttaatttgaaaagaaaaagaaaaatgggtAATATTAAGTGAACCGGGCCGCTCTCGTGAACTTGTGTGAGACGAGTTCAACACACGTGGAGGCACTAGATTGGCTGGACGGAGTCGTGATGACGACGCGGAAAGGAGGTGTTTCGCGTTATTCTCCTCATTTCCTCTTCTCTCCCAAATAGCTAGGGTTTGCGACTCGAGAGGCGATTCTTGTAGCTAGGGCGATCGAGAGGTCTTTTGTCCATAAAATCGAGGAGGGAGTGTCTCTTGATCGATCTCAGGTCCGTTTTCGAGTAGAGTTACGTTGTTAGGGTTTGTTTATACGGGTTTCATCGATTCGATCTGAAGTTGAATTGGGGGTTTCTCCTCCAATAGAGTCTGGAGGAGAGATCGATTACGAAGTTTGTAGTTAATCGATCTGTTAGGGTTCCATCGAGTCTGAGATTTGAAATCGAGGGTTTATTTGTTAGGGTTCCATCGAGTCTGAGATTTCTTTGTTAGGGTTCGATCGAGTCTAAGATTTGAAATCGATTAGagggtttttttatttatggttGAATAGAGTCGATCTGAAATCGAATTGGGGGTTTATTTGTTTGGGTTCTTTGTTTGGGTTCGTTAAAGATTGGGTTGTGTTTCCGAGTAGATTTGAAATCGATTAGAGATTAGTGTTTCTCTGACTTAACTGTTTCTCTTAGTTAGTTTAATCATATTGGGTTGTGTTTCATTGTTTGGGTTCTGTTCTTTGTTTCTCTTACCGGTTCgtttaatcatattatttttagttagtATGTTCTAATCATTTCTTCTTTCTGGTGCAGATGGATCCcgcagaagaaataagacattcaaagaaacaaagggagtaCTGCAACATGTTATGGTTCGTCCAGGATTCACAGTACGGGATTCCAAGAAGGTGTGCTTGCGGTGAGAAAATTATTGACGAGGTCCGGGGGAAGGAAGACTACGACAGTCATCCTGGAAAGCGCTACTTCACGTGCATCAACTATGaagtaagttttattttcttaattatgttcttaaaataaaaataacaggAACTGtctataatatttgttttctgtTGTCAACAAGGATGATGGGTTGCAATATAGTCATCCTTGGGTGGTTGGTGTCCAGGAGGAGAACGAAAGGCTGAGGAAGCGTCTGAGGGATGCTGAGGAAGCGTCTGGAGGATGCTGAGGAGGAGATCAAGGGGGTGTGGAATCTCAAGTTCCAGATTCAGACCCTGCATGTAAGTCTATTTCCCTGTTATTTTAGAAGTAACCTTGTATGTAAGTCCTTAATGAGTAACTAACACTGTATTATTGTTGTTTCCATGTCCAGGAACAGGTAAGAAGCCTCACTGTCCAGGTCGGTACCCTGGAGAAGGTGTGCTTCGACTGAAAATCAGAGGTAAATGTTTAAAACCCATCTTATGTTGTGATGTATTATCTTGTTTGGTTCCTCTGATTGTATTAATTATCTAAACTAGACCTAGAGCGAAAAGTACAGTTGAATTAAAGATGTGTTGGTTGGTTGCTTGCTCTTAATGTTTGAAGTAGTTGATTGTATTAAGTAGTCGATTTGATGTGTCATTACTTCTTTCTGTGAAGTAGTTGCTTGCTCTATTAGCTTTTATATTCAATGTTTGGCGGGTAGAATTTAATTTTTCGCTTCTATCTAAGCTAAAACTAGTTTAAATAGAGAACCAAAACCCCGTTAACTTAATCGAATCATCCTAAACTCTCCCGGGTTAGTTTCGCTACTCTGTTCGCAGAGCAGTCCAGCAATGGAATGTGAGTATGCTGAGGCTATAGCGAACTCTCCCGGGTTAGTGAAACCGGTTTCAAAGAGAAAGTGGTCAACAAAAGAGGACCTTGTGCTCATCAGTGGTTGGCTGAACACGAGCAAGGACCCTATTGTCAGTAACGAGCAGAAGGTTACTTCCTTTTGGAAGAGAATTGAGGCGTATGTTAATTGTAGCCCTCTGCTCACTGGCTGCGTTCCTAGAGAATGGAGTCAGTGTACGCAGAGGTGGGGAAGGGTGAACGAGCAGGTCTGCAAGTTTGTGGGAAGTTATGAAGCGGCAATGAAGCACCAATCAAGTGGTCAAAATGAGGATGATGTCATGAAGGCTGCTCATGAGATCTTCTTCAATGATTATCAAGCGAAGTTCACCATGGAACACTGTTGGAGGGAACTGAGACATGATCAGAAGTGGAAGTCAGTTTTTAAGTCAATAGATGGCgccaaggagaaaaggaaggaaGCTGAGGAGGTGATACCTGAGGACGAGGTTAGACCGCCTGGTGTTAAGGCTTCCAAAGCAGCCAAACGCAAGAGGCACGGTCATGAAGCTGCTTTCGATCAAATTGAGAGTATcttggctgagagaaagaaatTTTCTCAGCAGAAACTCCTAGATCGTCTCCTTGCCAAAAAAGAAACTGATCTATCTCCTAACGAAATCACCCTCAAAAACAAACTCATTTATGAACTCCTTGATTGAATTGGTTAACTTGCTTGCTGGAatctctgttttttcttttgttgaacTCAATATGTTTAGTTATTAACTTTGAGGTTGCCTTTTTCTTTTGCAGGTTGCTATGTCACGGGTTGCTATGTCTGTTGCTGGTTTAATAAGTCTGTTGTTGCTTTATTTGTACGGGATCAGTGTAGTATTTTGTTAGTTTCTACACTG
The window above is part of the Brassica napus cultivar Da-Ae chromosome C3, Da-Ae, whole genome shotgun sequence genome. Proteins encoded here:
- the LOC125582978 gene encoding glutathione S-transferase T3-like, which encodes MECEYAEAIANSPGLVKPVSKRKWSTKEDLVLISGWLNTSKDPIVSNEQKVTSFWKRIEAYVNCSPLLTGCVPREWSQCTQRWGRVNEQVCKFVGSYEAAMKHQSSGQNEDDVMKAAHEIFFNDYQAKFTMEHCWRELRHDQKWKSVFKSIDGAKEKRKEAEEVIPEDEVRPPGVKASKAAKRKRHGHEAAFDQIESILAERKKFSQQKLLDRLLAKKETDLSPNEITLKNKLIYELLD